A stretch of Miscanthus floridulus cultivar M001 chromosome 13, ASM1932011v1, whole genome shotgun sequence DNA encodes these proteins:
- the LOC136500766 gene encoding uncharacterized protein — MDPAAPGRFDKLQSSFKLTVQCLLTACSREVVNEAFSSFTDAEKERLHRMLTLVMKNMHANIMDEFNDFCQETQVAAALDKIDDFVEEQNLDALSSEKTTVEEIEEKISRAKKDEIEHLTGLLKKVEESNSAMKARIELLKIGEDSTAARDLLNKVTQWNCTLLKLSP; from the exons ATGGATCCCGCGGCGCCGGGGAGGTTCGACAAGCTCCAGAGCTCGTTCAAGCTCACCGTCCAGTGCCTCCTCACAGCCTGCTCCCGCGAG GTTGTCAATGAGGCTTTCTCGTCGTTCACCGATGCCGAGAAGGAGCGTCTGCACCGAATGCTCACCCTC GTGATGAAGAATATGCATGCCAACATAATG GATGAGTTTAACGACTTCTGCCAAGAAACACAG GTGGCTGCTGCCCTTGACAAGATAGATGACTTTGTTGAAGAGCAAAATTTGGATGCATTATCTTCAGAGAA GACTACTGTTGAAGAaattgaagaaaaaatatcaagagCAAAGAAGGATGAAATCGAACATTTGACTGGTTTACTGAAAAAG GTTGAAGAAAGTAACAGTGCCATGAAAGCTCGAATTGAACTCCTGAAGATAGGGGAGGATTCAACTGCTGCAAGAGATCTCCTCAATAAG GTGACGCAGTGGAACTGCACACTCCTGAAACTATCTCCCTGA